In Drosophila teissieri strain GT53w chromosome 2R, Prin_Dtei_1.1, whole genome shotgun sequence, the following proteins share a genomic window:
- the LOC122612721 gene encoding transcription factor hamlet isoform X1, producing MTSLLEIIMRSKAIARKFNQGSGGDDFDPSASAAHHHHHLHHLDLSARSQAFNPLSEQIEDSFAARHRLPQQDLVEGSPPRRDHLDIQDQELLHHPHHFQQQNQRQQPPPPTLPLSVESSTSSAATAAGGMDAFFKDRAQAEHILQEWVRRREPVCDLDIRDCGGVYAKTPLQRGTRYGPFPMKLSHQPNDPQLAWKAHGRHYNGWLEPTEDVSTWLKKIRSVQDECIGEANLQSYINGGYLWYETNRYVNAGSEMVVDGRPKSPVQLNENFMNGGKVLAAAAAAAAAAVAVAAASSSGAKSGGEGSSAPSDDRSDRDNGSLYSGDEFSKDKKNSSLISQRDIDYTDDENGFDIRCEVCDKVYPDLDLLDDHLIGTHHFKQDEFPCKQCALRFCHRPLLIKHEAISHNNIRKYSCENCSKVFCDPSNLQRHIRAYHVGARCHPCPECGKTFGTSSGLKQHQHIHSSVKPFACEVCSKAYTQFSNLCRHKRMHATCRMQIKCDKCNQSFSTLTSLTKHKKFCDSTGPGPYRSQHVNRHHPHPHQHPLPHQPHLAATATSTCPAPLRESSESSPSAAVAAMSTPPNPFLMFRTAPPFFAGFPPYGFSAFLPQNPLHPTNIPMFFSKNPMDLGCGGPEITSPVSAFDQKLPFGFLNGENSESQVYDKVKEEELAFKTDEKLKKEPLVHVSEGEDDASRNSLDIKEKSEDVRNDSKSEEQDEMKQEPERVSSPDQQQAEDDRKSIDIVSTPPPADTPSGADGPLDLSICRKRSAKSFFHAPAEETMMLNRFMPRLHEFEAERGPPLKMMKSHSSAESSTSQKSHKGSSPTPTPTASPGLTPSPSPPTSAGGELSSTSEGGAVPTMAAAPGAADLRALSHMTHSQTHPTFHPLLLEEIYRTGFPFLCQPGGRRGIEALLAGAASVAAPKRPLPPVKFSAGSVVGLKTKDRYSCKFCGKVFPRSANLTRHLRTHTGEQPYPCKYCDRAFSISSNLQRHVRNIHNKERPFRCELCDRSFGQQTNLDRHVKKHESEGNNFRDSPSSSGIAEREEYFDDIRKFMNRVYTPNSLAGNEGDTEEYPNSDDQSVSLEKDSGSFNNNSSNISNNNSSSGNNNNPKAITISS from the exons GCTCCGGAGGCGACGACTTCGATCCAAGTGCGAGTGCAGcgcaccaccatcatcacctCCATCACCTGGATCTGAGTGCCAGGAGTCAGGCCTTCAATCCACTGTCTGAACAAATCGAGGATTCATTCGCCGCCCGCCATCGCTTGCCGCAGCAGGATCTCGTGGAAGGATCTCCGCCGAGGCGGGATCATCTTGATATACAGGATCAGGAGCTCCTTCACCATCCCCATCATTTCCAGCAGCAGAACCAGCGACAAcagccaccgccacccacgTTACCACTCTCCGTGGaatcctccacctcctccgccgccaccgccgccggcgGCATGGATGCCTTCTTCAAGGACCGCGCCCAGGCGGAGCACATCCTGCAGGAGTGGGTGCGGAGGCGCGAACCCGTCTGTGATCTGGACATCCGTGACTGTGGTGGTGTCTACGCTAAGACGCCGCTCCAGAGGGGCACTCGCTACGGACCGTTTCCCATGAAGCTCAGCCACCAGCCCAACGATCCTCAGCTGGCATGGAAG GCCCATGGTAGACACTATAATGGATGGCTAGAGCCTACAGAGGATGTGTCCACGTGGTTGAAAAAAATCCGAAGCGTTCAGGACGAATGTATTGGCGAGGCTAATTTACAGAGTTACATTAATGGTGGTTAT CTGTGGTACGAGACGAATCGGTACGTGAATGCTGGCAGTGAAATGGTAGTCGACGGGCGACCCAAGAGTCCTGTCCAACTGAACGAGAACTTCATGAACGGCGGCAAGGTCCtcgcggcagcagcagccgcagcagcagccgccgtcGCAGtggccgccgcctcctcctcgggAGCAAAAAGCGGGGGTGAGGGCAGCTCGGCGCCCAGCGATGATCGCAGCGATCGTGATAACG GCTCTTTGTACAGTGGCGACGAATTCTCCAAAGATAAGAAAAACTCCTCGCTGATCAGCCAGAGGGACATCGATTACACAGACGACGAAAACGGTTTCGATATACGCTGTGAGGTCTGTGATAAAGTCTATCCGGATTTAGATCT CTTGGACGATCATCTGATAGGCACTCACCATTTCAAGCAGGACGAGTTTCCCTGCAAGCAATGCGCTCTGCGATTTTGCCATCGTCCTTTGCTGATTAAGCACGAAGCTATCTCCCACAATAATATACGCAAATACTCCTGCGAAAATTGCAGCAAG GTATTTTGTGACCCCTCGAATCTACAGCGGCATATTCGCGCCTACCACGTCGGAGCTCGCTGTCATCCGTGTCCGGAGTGCGGGAAAACGTTCGGAACCTCGTCGGGCCTgaagcagcaccagcacaTCCACAGCTCCGTGAAGCCCTTCGCCTGCGAGGTGTGCTCCaaggcgtatacgcaattctCGAATCTGTGCCGGCACAAGCGGATGCACGCCACATGTCGGATGCAGATCAAGTGCGACAAGTGCAACCAGAGCTTCAGCACACTGACCTCCCTGACCAAGCACAAAAAGTTCTGTGATTCAACGGGTCCGGGACCGTATCGGAGCCAGCACGTGAATCGCcaccatccgcatccgcaccaGCACCCACTTCCGCATCAGCCCCACTTGGCCGCCACTGCCACATCCACCTGTCCAGCGCCACTTAGGGAATCTTCGGAGTCCTCGCCCTCAGCAGCAGTTGCCGCCATGTCGACGCCACCGAATCCTTTCCTCATGTTCCGCACTGCACCGCCTTTCTTTGCCGGATTTCCGCCCTACGGATTTTCCGCCTTTCTACCACAAAATCCACTGCATCCTACAAACATTCCAATGTTTTTCTCGAAAAATCCCATGGATTTGGGCTGCGGTGGTCCCGAAATCACTTCTCCCGTTTCCGCATTTGATCAGAAACTTCCATTTGGCTTTCTGAATGGGGAGAACAGTGAATCGCAGGTCTATGACAAAgtcaaggaggaggagttggCCTTCAAGACGGACGAAAAGCTGAAGAAGGAGCCACTTGTGCACGTCTCCGAAGGCGAAGACGACGCCAGCCGAAACTCCCTGGATATTAAGGAGAAATCGGAGGACGTCAGAAATGACTCAAAATCTGAGGAGCAGGACGAGATGAAGCAGGAACCGGAGAGGGTCAGCAGTCCCGATCAGCAGCAGGCCGAGGATGATAGG AAATCCATTGACATCGTGAGCACACCTCCGCCCGCAGACACACCCTCCGGAGCAGACGGCCCATTGGACCTTTCCATTTGCCGCAAACGCTCGGCGAAATCATTCTTTCACGCGCCGGCAGAAGAGACCATGATGCTCAATAGGTTCATGCCAAGATTACACGAATTCGAAGCCGAAAGGGGGCCGCCGCTGAAAATGATGAAATCACACAGCTCGGCGGAGTCGTCCACCTCGCAGAAGTCGCACAAGGGCAGCAGTCCCACGCCTACGCCCACCGCTTCGCCCGGCCTCACCCCTTCCCCGTCGCCACCCACCAGTGCGGGCGGCGAGCTGAGCAGCACATCCGAGGGCGGAGCGGTACCGACGATGGCGGCAGCGCCGGGCGCCGCGGACCTCAGAGCTCTCTCCCACATGACTCACTCGCAGACGCATCCCACCTTCCACCCGCTGTTGCTGGAGGAGATCTACCGCACGgggtttccttttttatgcCAACCGGGCGGACGGCGCGGCATTGAGGCGCTGCTGGCGGGAGCCGCCAGTGTAGCTGCCCCAAAGCGACCGCTTCCGCCCGTGAAATTCTCAGCGGGCAGTGTGGTGGGACTCAAGACGAAGGATCGCTACAGCTGCAAGTTCTGCGGCAAGGTGTTTCCCAGATCGGCCAATCTGACGAGGCACTTGAGGACGCACACGGGCGAGCAGCCGTATCCGTGCAAGTACTGCGATCGGGCATTCAGTATATCATCGAACCTGCAGCGGCATGTGAGGAACATCCATAACAAGGAGCGTCCCTTTCGCTGCGAGCTCTGCGACAGATCCTTTGGCCAGCAGACGAATCTCGATCGGCACGTGAAGAAGCACGAGTCGGAGGGCAACAACTTCCGGGACTCGCCCAGTTCCAGTGGCATTGCCGAAAGGGAGGAGTACTTCGATGACATAAGGAAGTTCATGAACCGCGTCTACACGCCCAACAGTCTGGCCGGAAACGAGGGCGACACCGAGGAGTATCCCAATAGCGACGACCAGTCCGTGAGTCTGGAAAAGGACAGCGGCAGcttcaacaacaacagcagcaacatcagcaacaacaacagcagcagcggcaacaacaacaaccccAAGGCCATTACAATAAGCTCTTAG
- the LOC122612721 gene encoding transcription factor hamlet isoform X2 — protein MLFDRYVISGSGGDDFDPSASAAHHHHHLHHLDLSARSQAFNPLSEQIEDSFAARHRLPQQDLVEGSPPRRDHLDIQDQELLHHPHHFQQQNQRQQPPPPTLPLSVESSTSSAATAAGGMDAFFKDRAQAEHILQEWVRRREPVCDLDIRDCGGVYAKTPLQRGTRYGPFPMKLSHQPNDPQLAWKAHGRHYNGWLEPTEDVSTWLKKIRSVQDECIGEANLQSYINGGYLWYETNRYVNAGSEMVVDGRPKSPVQLNENFMNGGKVLAAAAAAAAAAVAVAAASSSGAKSGGEGSSAPSDDRSDRDNGSLYSGDEFSKDKKNSSLISQRDIDYTDDENGFDIRCEVCDKVYPDLDLLDDHLIGTHHFKQDEFPCKQCALRFCHRPLLIKHEAISHNNIRKYSCENCSKVFCDPSNLQRHIRAYHVGARCHPCPECGKTFGTSSGLKQHQHIHSSVKPFACEVCSKAYTQFSNLCRHKRMHATCRMQIKCDKCNQSFSTLTSLTKHKKFCDSTGPGPYRSQHVNRHHPHPHQHPLPHQPHLAATATSTCPAPLRESSESSPSAAVAAMSTPPNPFLMFRTAPPFFAGFPPYGFSAFLPQNPLHPTNIPMFFSKNPMDLGCGGPEITSPVSAFDQKLPFGFLNGENSESQVYDKVKEEELAFKTDEKLKKEPLVHVSEGEDDASRNSLDIKEKSEDVRNDSKSEEQDEMKQEPERVSSPDQQQAEDDRKSIDIVSTPPPADTPSGADGPLDLSICRKRSAKSFFHAPAEETMMLNRFMPRLHEFEAERGPPLKMMKSHSSAESSTSQKSHKGSSPTPTPTASPGLTPSPSPPTSAGGELSSTSEGGAVPTMAAAPGAADLRALSHMTHSQTHPTFHPLLLEEIYRTGFPFLCQPGGRRGIEALLAGAASVAAPKRPLPPVKFSAGSVVGLKTKDRYSCKFCGKVFPRSANLTRHLRTHTGEQPYPCKYCDRAFSISSNLQRHVRNIHNKERPFRCELCDRSFGQQTNLDRHVKKHESEGNNFRDSPSSSGIAEREEYFDDIRKFMNRVYTPNSLAGNEGDTEEYPNSDDQSVSLEKDSGSFNNNSSNISNNNSSSGNNNNPKAITISS, from the exons ATGCTGTTCGATCGATATGTCATATCAG GCTCCGGAGGCGACGACTTCGATCCAAGTGCGAGTGCAGcgcaccaccatcatcacctCCATCACCTGGATCTGAGTGCCAGGAGTCAGGCCTTCAATCCACTGTCTGAACAAATCGAGGATTCATTCGCCGCCCGCCATCGCTTGCCGCAGCAGGATCTCGTGGAAGGATCTCCGCCGAGGCGGGATCATCTTGATATACAGGATCAGGAGCTCCTTCACCATCCCCATCATTTCCAGCAGCAGAACCAGCGACAAcagccaccgccacccacgTTACCACTCTCCGTGGaatcctccacctcctccgccgccaccgccgccggcgGCATGGATGCCTTCTTCAAGGACCGCGCCCAGGCGGAGCACATCCTGCAGGAGTGGGTGCGGAGGCGCGAACCCGTCTGTGATCTGGACATCCGTGACTGTGGTGGTGTCTACGCTAAGACGCCGCTCCAGAGGGGCACTCGCTACGGACCGTTTCCCATGAAGCTCAGCCACCAGCCCAACGATCCTCAGCTGGCATGGAAG GCCCATGGTAGACACTATAATGGATGGCTAGAGCCTACAGAGGATGTGTCCACGTGGTTGAAAAAAATCCGAAGCGTTCAGGACGAATGTATTGGCGAGGCTAATTTACAGAGTTACATTAATGGTGGTTAT CTGTGGTACGAGACGAATCGGTACGTGAATGCTGGCAGTGAAATGGTAGTCGACGGGCGACCCAAGAGTCCTGTCCAACTGAACGAGAACTTCATGAACGGCGGCAAGGTCCtcgcggcagcagcagccgcagcagcagccgccgtcGCAGtggccgccgcctcctcctcgggAGCAAAAAGCGGGGGTGAGGGCAGCTCGGCGCCCAGCGATGATCGCAGCGATCGTGATAACG GCTCTTTGTACAGTGGCGACGAATTCTCCAAAGATAAGAAAAACTCCTCGCTGATCAGCCAGAGGGACATCGATTACACAGACGACGAAAACGGTTTCGATATACGCTGTGAGGTCTGTGATAAAGTCTATCCGGATTTAGATCT CTTGGACGATCATCTGATAGGCACTCACCATTTCAAGCAGGACGAGTTTCCCTGCAAGCAATGCGCTCTGCGATTTTGCCATCGTCCTTTGCTGATTAAGCACGAAGCTATCTCCCACAATAATATACGCAAATACTCCTGCGAAAATTGCAGCAAG GTATTTTGTGACCCCTCGAATCTACAGCGGCATATTCGCGCCTACCACGTCGGAGCTCGCTGTCATCCGTGTCCGGAGTGCGGGAAAACGTTCGGAACCTCGTCGGGCCTgaagcagcaccagcacaTCCACAGCTCCGTGAAGCCCTTCGCCTGCGAGGTGTGCTCCaaggcgtatacgcaattctCGAATCTGTGCCGGCACAAGCGGATGCACGCCACATGTCGGATGCAGATCAAGTGCGACAAGTGCAACCAGAGCTTCAGCACACTGACCTCCCTGACCAAGCACAAAAAGTTCTGTGATTCAACGGGTCCGGGACCGTATCGGAGCCAGCACGTGAATCGCcaccatccgcatccgcaccaGCACCCACTTCCGCATCAGCCCCACTTGGCCGCCACTGCCACATCCACCTGTCCAGCGCCACTTAGGGAATCTTCGGAGTCCTCGCCCTCAGCAGCAGTTGCCGCCATGTCGACGCCACCGAATCCTTTCCTCATGTTCCGCACTGCACCGCCTTTCTTTGCCGGATTTCCGCCCTACGGATTTTCCGCCTTTCTACCACAAAATCCACTGCATCCTACAAACATTCCAATGTTTTTCTCGAAAAATCCCATGGATTTGGGCTGCGGTGGTCCCGAAATCACTTCTCCCGTTTCCGCATTTGATCAGAAACTTCCATTTGGCTTTCTGAATGGGGAGAACAGTGAATCGCAGGTCTATGACAAAgtcaaggaggaggagttggCCTTCAAGACGGACGAAAAGCTGAAGAAGGAGCCACTTGTGCACGTCTCCGAAGGCGAAGACGACGCCAGCCGAAACTCCCTGGATATTAAGGAGAAATCGGAGGACGTCAGAAATGACTCAAAATCTGAGGAGCAGGACGAGATGAAGCAGGAACCGGAGAGGGTCAGCAGTCCCGATCAGCAGCAGGCCGAGGATGATAGG AAATCCATTGACATCGTGAGCACACCTCCGCCCGCAGACACACCCTCCGGAGCAGACGGCCCATTGGACCTTTCCATTTGCCGCAAACGCTCGGCGAAATCATTCTTTCACGCGCCGGCAGAAGAGACCATGATGCTCAATAGGTTCATGCCAAGATTACACGAATTCGAAGCCGAAAGGGGGCCGCCGCTGAAAATGATGAAATCACACAGCTCGGCGGAGTCGTCCACCTCGCAGAAGTCGCACAAGGGCAGCAGTCCCACGCCTACGCCCACCGCTTCGCCCGGCCTCACCCCTTCCCCGTCGCCACCCACCAGTGCGGGCGGCGAGCTGAGCAGCACATCCGAGGGCGGAGCGGTACCGACGATGGCGGCAGCGCCGGGCGCCGCGGACCTCAGAGCTCTCTCCCACATGACTCACTCGCAGACGCATCCCACCTTCCACCCGCTGTTGCTGGAGGAGATCTACCGCACGgggtttccttttttatgcCAACCGGGCGGACGGCGCGGCATTGAGGCGCTGCTGGCGGGAGCCGCCAGTGTAGCTGCCCCAAAGCGACCGCTTCCGCCCGTGAAATTCTCAGCGGGCAGTGTGGTGGGACTCAAGACGAAGGATCGCTACAGCTGCAAGTTCTGCGGCAAGGTGTTTCCCAGATCGGCCAATCTGACGAGGCACTTGAGGACGCACACGGGCGAGCAGCCGTATCCGTGCAAGTACTGCGATCGGGCATTCAGTATATCATCGAACCTGCAGCGGCATGTGAGGAACATCCATAACAAGGAGCGTCCCTTTCGCTGCGAGCTCTGCGACAGATCCTTTGGCCAGCAGACGAATCTCGATCGGCACGTGAAGAAGCACGAGTCGGAGGGCAACAACTTCCGGGACTCGCCCAGTTCCAGTGGCATTGCCGAAAGGGAGGAGTACTTCGATGACATAAGGAAGTTCATGAACCGCGTCTACACGCCCAACAGTCTGGCCGGAAACGAGGGCGACACCGAGGAGTATCCCAATAGCGACGACCAGTCCGTGAGTCTGGAAAAGGACAGCGGCAGcttcaacaacaacagcagcaacatcagcaacaacaacagcagcagcggcaacaacaacaaccccAAGGCCATTACAATAAGCTCTTAG
- the LOC122612721 gene encoding transcription factor hamlet isoform X3, with amino-acid sequence MDAFFKDRAQAEHILQEWVRRREPVCDLDIRDCGGVYAKTPLQRGTRYGPFPMKLSHQPNDPQLAWKAHGRHYNGWLEPTEDVSTWLKKIRSVQDECIGEANLQSYINGGYLWYETNRYVNAGSEMVVDGRPKSPVQLNENFMNGGKVLAAAAAAAAAAVAVAAASSSGAKSGGEGSSAPSDDRSDRDNGSLYSGDEFSKDKKNSSLISQRDIDYTDDENGFDIRCEVCDKVYPDLDLLDDHLIGTHHFKQDEFPCKQCALRFCHRPLLIKHEAISHNNIRKYSCENCSKVFCDPSNLQRHIRAYHVGARCHPCPECGKTFGTSSGLKQHQHIHSSVKPFACEVCSKAYTQFSNLCRHKRMHATCRMQIKCDKCNQSFSTLTSLTKHKKFCDSTGPGPYRSQHVNRHHPHPHQHPLPHQPHLAATATSTCPAPLRESSESSPSAAVAAMSTPPNPFLMFRTAPPFFAGFPPYGFSAFLPQNPLHPTNIPMFFSKNPMDLGCGGPEITSPVSAFDQKLPFGFLNGENSESQVYDKVKEEELAFKTDEKLKKEPLVHVSEGEDDASRNSLDIKEKSEDVRNDSKSEEQDEMKQEPERVSSPDQQQAEDDRKSIDIVSTPPPADTPSGADGPLDLSICRKRSAKSFFHAPAEETMMLNRFMPRLHEFEAERGPPLKMMKSHSSAESSTSQKSHKGSSPTPTPTASPGLTPSPSPPTSAGGELSSTSEGGAVPTMAAAPGAADLRALSHMTHSQTHPTFHPLLLEEIYRTGFPFLCQPGGRRGIEALLAGAASVAAPKRPLPPVKFSAGSVVGLKTKDRYSCKFCGKVFPRSANLTRHLRTHTGEQPYPCKYCDRAFSISSNLQRHVRNIHNKERPFRCELCDRSFGQQTNLDRHVKKHESEGNNFRDSPSSSGIAEREEYFDDIRKFMNRVYTPNSLAGNEGDTEEYPNSDDQSVSLEKDSGSFNNNSSNISNNNSSSGNNNNPKAITISS; translated from the exons ATGGATGCCTTCTTCAAGGACCGCGCCCAGGCGGAGCACATCCTGCAGGAGTGGGTGCGGAGGCGCGAACCCGTCTGTGATCTGGACATCCGTGACTGTGGTGGTGTCTACGCTAAGACGCCGCTCCAGAGGGGCACTCGCTACGGACCGTTTCCCATGAAGCTCAGCCACCAGCCCAACGATCCTCAGCTGGCATGGAAG GCCCATGGTAGACACTATAATGGATGGCTAGAGCCTACAGAGGATGTGTCCACGTGGTTGAAAAAAATCCGAAGCGTTCAGGACGAATGTATTGGCGAGGCTAATTTACAGAGTTACATTAATGGTGGTTAT CTGTGGTACGAGACGAATCGGTACGTGAATGCTGGCAGTGAAATGGTAGTCGACGGGCGACCCAAGAGTCCTGTCCAACTGAACGAGAACTTCATGAACGGCGGCAAGGTCCtcgcggcagcagcagccgcagcagcagccgccgtcGCAGtggccgccgcctcctcctcgggAGCAAAAAGCGGGGGTGAGGGCAGCTCGGCGCCCAGCGATGATCGCAGCGATCGTGATAACG GCTCTTTGTACAGTGGCGACGAATTCTCCAAAGATAAGAAAAACTCCTCGCTGATCAGCCAGAGGGACATCGATTACACAGACGACGAAAACGGTTTCGATATACGCTGTGAGGTCTGTGATAAAGTCTATCCGGATTTAGATCT CTTGGACGATCATCTGATAGGCACTCACCATTTCAAGCAGGACGAGTTTCCCTGCAAGCAATGCGCTCTGCGATTTTGCCATCGTCCTTTGCTGATTAAGCACGAAGCTATCTCCCACAATAATATACGCAAATACTCCTGCGAAAATTGCAGCAAG GTATTTTGTGACCCCTCGAATCTACAGCGGCATATTCGCGCCTACCACGTCGGAGCTCGCTGTCATCCGTGTCCGGAGTGCGGGAAAACGTTCGGAACCTCGTCGGGCCTgaagcagcaccagcacaTCCACAGCTCCGTGAAGCCCTTCGCCTGCGAGGTGTGCTCCaaggcgtatacgcaattctCGAATCTGTGCCGGCACAAGCGGATGCACGCCACATGTCGGATGCAGATCAAGTGCGACAAGTGCAACCAGAGCTTCAGCACACTGACCTCCCTGACCAAGCACAAAAAGTTCTGTGATTCAACGGGTCCGGGACCGTATCGGAGCCAGCACGTGAATCGCcaccatccgcatccgcaccaGCACCCACTTCCGCATCAGCCCCACTTGGCCGCCACTGCCACATCCACCTGTCCAGCGCCACTTAGGGAATCTTCGGAGTCCTCGCCCTCAGCAGCAGTTGCCGCCATGTCGACGCCACCGAATCCTTTCCTCATGTTCCGCACTGCACCGCCTTTCTTTGCCGGATTTCCGCCCTACGGATTTTCCGCCTTTCTACCACAAAATCCACTGCATCCTACAAACATTCCAATGTTTTTCTCGAAAAATCCCATGGATTTGGGCTGCGGTGGTCCCGAAATCACTTCTCCCGTTTCCGCATTTGATCAGAAACTTCCATTTGGCTTTCTGAATGGGGAGAACAGTGAATCGCAGGTCTATGACAAAgtcaaggaggaggagttggCCTTCAAGACGGACGAAAAGCTGAAGAAGGAGCCACTTGTGCACGTCTCCGAAGGCGAAGACGACGCCAGCCGAAACTCCCTGGATATTAAGGAGAAATCGGAGGACGTCAGAAATGACTCAAAATCTGAGGAGCAGGACGAGATGAAGCAGGAACCGGAGAGGGTCAGCAGTCCCGATCAGCAGCAGGCCGAGGATGATAGG AAATCCATTGACATCGTGAGCACACCTCCGCCCGCAGACACACCCTCCGGAGCAGACGGCCCATTGGACCTTTCCATTTGCCGCAAACGCTCGGCGAAATCATTCTTTCACGCGCCGGCAGAAGAGACCATGATGCTCAATAGGTTCATGCCAAGATTACACGAATTCGAAGCCGAAAGGGGGCCGCCGCTGAAAATGATGAAATCACACAGCTCGGCGGAGTCGTCCACCTCGCAGAAGTCGCACAAGGGCAGCAGTCCCACGCCTACGCCCACCGCTTCGCCCGGCCTCACCCCTTCCCCGTCGCCACCCACCAGTGCGGGCGGCGAGCTGAGCAGCACATCCGAGGGCGGAGCGGTACCGACGATGGCGGCAGCGCCGGGCGCCGCGGACCTCAGAGCTCTCTCCCACATGACTCACTCGCAGACGCATCCCACCTTCCACCCGCTGTTGCTGGAGGAGATCTACCGCACGgggtttccttttttatgcCAACCGGGCGGACGGCGCGGCATTGAGGCGCTGCTGGCGGGAGCCGCCAGTGTAGCTGCCCCAAAGCGACCGCTTCCGCCCGTGAAATTCTCAGCGGGCAGTGTGGTGGGACTCAAGACGAAGGATCGCTACAGCTGCAAGTTCTGCGGCAAGGTGTTTCCCAGATCGGCCAATCTGACGAGGCACTTGAGGACGCACACGGGCGAGCAGCCGTATCCGTGCAAGTACTGCGATCGGGCATTCAGTATATCATCGAACCTGCAGCGGCATGTGAGGAACATCCATAACAAGGAGCGTCCCTTTCGCTGCGAGCTCTGCGACAGATCCTTTGGCCAGCAGACGAATCTCGATCGGCACGTGAAGAAGCACGAGTCGGAGGGCAACAACTTCCGGGACTCGCCCAGTTCCAGTGGCATTGCCGAAAGGGAGGAGTACTTCGATGACATAAGGAAGTTCATGAACCGCGTCTACACGCCCAACAGTCTGGCCGGAAACGAGGGCGACACCGAGGAGTATCCCAATAGCGACGACCAGTCCGTGAGTCTGGAAAAGGACAGCGGCAGcttcaacaacaacagcagcaacatcagcaacaacaacagcagcagcggcaacaacaacaaccccAAGGCCATTACAATAAGCTCTTAG